The genomic interval GGTGCAGCGTCGATTAAAAAGAATAAGTTACAATACTCAAGCCCGGTACATGCTAGCTGCATTTGTGCCTGCACATAGTATTTGAAAAAATACTTGCTACTTAAGAAATTCCCATTTCTATTGTACTCTTCAATAGCGCTACTCATATAAGTAGAGTCACTACTCTTAATCTCTAAAAGCTCTAAATCGTTATAAATATTCATAAACCATCCATCAATTGTTGCACCTACTAAAGACTTAGAAATTCCTATCTTCTTAAAATAATTATATTTATCAACACCGTTAGCATATTTGTTTTTATACAAAACAACAATCTCGTCACCTTTTGCTTTAACAAATTCTCTAAATCCTAAATTTTCTAATTCTTTGCCTTTTAGCATATATAAATTCTCTTCAAAAGGCATACTCATACCAAAATATTTAAGCACTCTATTTATCATTAAGTCTTTAAGACTCGCACCACCAATTACAATAGTTCCTACTTCACTAGCACCATATTTGTCGAGTTTATTTCTTTGTAAACTAAAATCAATATTACGATTAAATCTAAAACACTCTTGACTACTTATTCCTGGCAATTTTTTTCCTATCTTGCTTATTTTGCTTTTTTCTTTAGCGGGAAGAGATTTTTCCTCAAATACTTCACAACCAGTAAAACTTTGTTGCTTAATATGCATCATTTTGATGTCTCCATTTTGTATATCTTGGTTTTTTTCTGAAACATTGTTCATAATGTACTCCTTTATTTGTTTTATAAAAATAAATATATAGCAAAAACTATTTTTGCCAACTTTTTTACAAAAAATTTTTACAAAAAAATAGAGCTTAACTAAACTCTTTTAAAAGAAATTAGTTAAACCCCACTAAATTGGATTTATTTAAGAATAATGCTTTTTTTATTTATACATATATATGTATACTACAGAAATAAATTTTGTCAACTTATTTATAATAATTTTTGTAAAAATAAGTAGGAGCTTAACGAAGTTCTCTTATTAAAGAACTTTACTAAGCTCCCACCATAATGTAACCTTTGTCTACAAATACAACACGAAGACGCATTATGCAATATTTACTATACTTCAAAAACTATTTTTGTCAAGTTTATTGTAAGAATTTTTACAAAAAAATACTTTATTAAATTCTCTTGTTAAAGAACCTAATAAAGTGGGGGTACTTAACTGAACTTATTTTAATAAAAATAATTCAACAAATTAAATATAATTTAATTTAGGATTAAAATTAATTTGTCTTTTTACAAAAAATTAACTTATTTAAACTTTTTAACAAAAAGAATTTAAATAAGTTCTAATTTGGAATAGAGCAAAAATAAAATGTTTCTTTTTAAGAATTTAAATTAAAATTATAGTATCTCTGTTTAAAAAATAAGCTATATGTCACCTTGATATTTTAAAAATTTTAATCATTCTCAATTAAAAAAATACTTATTAAATATAGAGTAAATGATTGGAGCAAGTGTTATTCCCGTTATTAGCATTACTTGTATTGTTCTATTACTTGCATTGAGTTCATTTTTTAAACTGGATATATCCTTTTGCAAGGTCTTTTCTACACTATCTATTTTAGTATTTACGCTATCTATTTTCGCATTAAGTTCGTTTTTTACACTATCTATTTTCGAATCTAAGCTAGATATATCTTTTTGAAAGTTCTTTTCCACATTGATTATTTGTTGCTCTAAAGAATTCATTCTCTCTTTTAAAACTTCAAAGTTGTAATTATCGTTATGAAAAAACACAAAATCTATTGCCTCCTCACTAAACCCTATGTTTAAAAACTCATTTTTTATACTTTCTATGTTATATGTTCTATAACCTAAATTGTTCATAAACTATCCTTTTAACATTTTATATTCTTTCATAATTTTTTTAATTATTTCTTTTTCATCACTAAACAATTTATCTAATAAAAATCCTGTAAATTTAGCATTACTTTTATAAAAATCGTAACTTTCTTGCTTTTTAAGTTGAAATCTTAACGGTTTTATTGGGTTTTGTTTAGATTTTTTAACAATATTGCTACTTTCTAACTGCTTAATTGTTTTTTCAATGCCATTACTAGCAATAAAATCATAGTCAATAATACCTTTTTCTACCCCTGATACTATTTTTATATACTTATATGCTTGAGATTTAGCTATTTTAAAGCCCGCTAAAAAACTATAAAAATTTTTATATCCATCCAAGATATACAATTTTTTTTGATTAATTGTATTTAATATCTTTGCTGTTTCTATTTTATTATAAATGTCATCTGTTGTTAGGGTTTTTAATTTATCTTTTAATCTTAAATATTCCTCTTTATGAATCTCTTCTAATGACTCCATTTTAGAAATATTTTCCTTTATCTCCACTCTTTTGGTTATTATCATTTTATTTTTAATACTCATTAAACCTCCTTATTTGTCCATTACTGGATAAATTTTATTTGTTATTTTATTTTTAACATTTTATTCAAAGATTTTTTATATTCTTGATAATAATCTGTTTTTGAGGAAAATTCTTTTCTATAAAACAGCGCTTTTTTAATGTCGTCTCTTTTAGGAATAACTCCTATTAGATATTCTTTATATCTATTTTCTAGGTTAAATATTATTTCCTTGTCAATGTTTTGTCTTTCTAAAGCCCCTGTAACTAAAAAGTTAGGTGTAATATCATTTCTATAAACTTTATTTATTGCATCTAGTATTAAATCTATACTTTCAACTGCCCATAAATCAGAATTAATAGGTATTATTAAATAATTAGTAATTACTAAAGCATTGTTTAAAAGATGTCCTAGGCTAGGGTTTGTGTCAATTATTATATAATCGTATTTAGATTTAATAGCTAAAAGTCTTTTTTCTAATAGATTATCTTGTAATGGTATACTTTCGGAATTAAAAACAGATAATTCTAGTGAACTAGGAATTATGTCTAAGCAATTAGACATTGTAAAAATGCAATTTTCTATATATTTTCTTTGTTTAAAGACTTCATAAAGATTGTAATTTTCAACATCCACATTTTGTTCTTTTAATTTAAATAAGAAATAACTAGTTATACTGGCTTGTGGATCACTATCAATTACCAACACTTTATATTTTTCTTTAGCTAATATAGTGCTATATAATAGCACACTTGTACTTTTGCCAACGCCGCCCTTAATTGACGCAATTGTTATTACTTTAGGTTTTTTAGTATCCATTTCGTTAACGGTCCTTGTTCTGGGTATTTTTTCCCATAAAATTCATATATTTGTTTTTCTAAATCTGTAAACATACTAAATAATATTTTATTGTAGTGGTTATTCATCCGTTGTTTATCTAGCAAGCGGTATAATCCCTTAAAGTAGAAAAAAACACTTCCTGCTTTAAATCTAACTTCCATATAATATGCTCTTGCAAATCCATAAGATTTTCTATTCCCATTTAATTGATACTTTACAATAGCCTTTTTTATAGGTTTTCTAAACCCGTAAAAAATTCCAATAAATTTGT from Borreliella spielmanii carries:
- the bdr gene encoding Bdr family repetitive protein codes for the protein MNNLGYRTYNIESIKNEFLNIGFSEEAIDFVFFHNDNYNFEVLKERMNSLEQQIINVEKNFQKDISSLDSKIDSVKNELNAKIDSVNTKIDSVEKTLQKDISSLKNELNASNRTIQVMLITGITLAPIIYSIFNKYFFN
- a CDS encoding ParA family protein → MDTKKPKVITIASIKGGVGKSTSVLLYSTILAKEKYKVLVIDSDPQASITSYFLFKLKEQNVDVENYNLYEVFKQRKYIENCIFTMSNCLDIIPSSLELSVFNSESIPLQDNLLEKRLLAIKSKYDYIIIDTNPSLGHLLNNALVITNYLIIPINSDLWAVESIDLILDAINKVYRNDITPNFLVTGALERQNIDKEIIFNLENRYKEYLIGVIPKRDDIKKALFYRKEFSSKTDYYQEYKKSLNKMLKIK
- a CDS encoding DUF226 domain-containing protein is translated as MESAPETIKKGKCKVECQNKERFILIEKENGKAMYHTKIMMDVYKFGVYEKKHEFRVSLRALFNGERIVEETHLYPIKEGNKFIGIFYGFRKPIKKAIVKYQLNGNRKSYGFARAYYMEVRFKAGSVFFYFKGLYRLLDKQRMNNHYNKILFSMFTDLEKQIYEFYGKKYPEQGPLTKWILKNLK
- a CDS encoding chromosome replication/partitioning protein, with protein sequence MSIKNKMIITKRVEIKENISKMESLEEIHKEEYLRLKDKLKTLTTDDIYNKIETAKILNTINQKKLYILDGYKNFYSFLAGFKIAKSQAYKYIKIVSGVEKGIIDYDFIASNGIEKTIKQLESSNIVKKSKQNPIKPLRFQLKKQESYDFYKSNAKFTGFLLDKLFSDEKEIIKKIMKEYKMLKG
- a CDS encoding YqaJ viral recombinase family protein — its product is MNNVSEKNQDIQNGDIKMMHIKQQSFTGCEVFEEKSLPAKEKSKISKIGKKLPGISSQECFRFNRNIDFSLQRNKLDKYGASEVGTIVIGGASLKDLMINRVLKYFGMSMPFEENLYMLKGKELENLGFREFVKAKGDEIVVLYKNKYANGVDKYNYFKKIGISKSLVGATIDGWFMNIYNDLELLEIKSSDSTYMSSAIEEYNRNGNFLSSKYFFKYYVQAQMQLACTGLEYCNLFFLIDAAP